One Streptomyces sp. NBC_00223 genomic window carries:
- a CDS encoding alpha-hydroxy acid oxidase — MTAPATPVCFEDYERLARLRLDDPVWDFIEGGAGGERTVGANRRAFDRVTLRPRVLVDVSRCDTGTELLGARLGTPVGVAPTAYHRLAHPDGETATARGAGAAGALYVVSIYASRTFEDIAAEAGGPLWLQLYWLRRREVLAGLVGRAAAAGFRAVVLTVDAPRLGRRHRDARNGFAIGSDISAVNLDPALMASAHVSGDGRSALAVHAAEAVDPSITWSDLAWLRSRSDLPLVLKGILTAQDAVLAVEHGADAVVVSNHGGRQLDGAPASLDALAEVADAVGAAVPVLFDGGVRGGTDVFAALALGARAVLLGRPVLWGLAADGAAGVAGVLDLATEELAHTMALTGRPDLASVDRSAVVLGTGR; from the coding sequence ATGACCGCCCCCGCGACCCCGGTCTGCTTCGAGGACTACGAGCGCCTGGCGCGGCTGCGGCTCGACGACCCCGTCTGGGACTTCATCGAGGGCGGCGCCGGGGGCGAGCGGACCGTCGGCGCGAACCGGCGGGCCTTCGACCGGGTGACCCTGCGCCCCCGGGTGCTGGTCGACGTCTCCCGCTGCGACACCGGTACGGAACTCCTCGGCGCCCGGCTCGGCACCCCCGTCGGCGTGGCGCCCACCGCCTACCACCGGCTGGCGCACCCCGACGGCGAGACCGCCACCGCCCGCGGCGCCGGCGCGGCCGGGGCGCTCTACGTGGTGAGCATCTACGCCAGCCGCACCTTCGAGGACATCGCCGCCGAGGCCGGCGGACCGCTGTGGCTACAGCTCTACTGGCTGCGCCGCCGCGAGGTGCTGGCCGGTCTCGTCGGCCGGGCCGCCGCGGCGGGCTTCCGGGCGGTCGTCCTGACCGTGGACGCGCCCCGGCTGGGCCGCCGCCACCGCGACGCCCGCAACGGCTTCGCGATCGGTTCCGACATCTCGGCCGTCAATCTCGACCCGGCGCTGATGGCGTCGGCCCATGTCTCCGGCGACGGCCGCTCGGCCCTGGCGGTGCACGCCGCCGAGGCCGTCGACCCGTCGATCACCTGGTCGGATCTGGCCTGGCTGCGGTCGCGCAGCGATCTGCCGCTCGTCCTCAAGGGCATTCTCACCGCCCAGGACGCCGTGCTCGCCGTGGAGCACGGGGCCGACGCGGTCGTGGTCTCCAACCACGGCGGCCGGCAGCTCGACGGCGCTCCGGCCAGCCTGGACGCGCTGGCCGAGGTGGCCGACGCGGTGGGGGCCGCCGTCCCGGTGCTGTTCGACGGCGGGGTGCGCGGCGGCACGGACGTGTTCGCGGCGCTCGCGCTGGGCGCCCGCGCGGTCCTGCTGGGCCGGCCGGTCCTGTGGGGACTGGCGGCGGACGGCGCCGCCGGGGTGGCCGGCGTGCTCGACCTGGCCACGGAGGAACTCGCGCACACCATGGCACTGACCGGACGACCGGACCTGGCGTCCGTCGACAGGTCCGCGGTGGTACTCGGAACGGGGAGATGA
- a CDS encoding phosphopantetheine-binding protein: MTERDTALAAIDPALRERLVDSICDLLPHVLKREVTGATADTALMDALGLSSTTGLELVLELEDRLELEISVEELGRDDFGTVGSLADYVAGNLIAEA; encoded by the coding sequence ATGACGGAGCGGGACACCGCCCTGGCCGCGATCGACCCGGCCCTGCGCGAGCGACTGGTCGACAGTATCTGCGACCTGCTCCCCCACGTCCTCAAGCGCGAGGTGACCGGGGCCACGGCCGACACCGCGCTGATGGACGCCCTGGGCCTGAGCTCGACGACCGGTCTCGAACTCGTCCTGGAACTGGAGGACCGGCTCGAACTGGAGATCAGCGTCGAGGAGCTGGGCCGCGACGACTTCGGCACGGTCGGTTCGCTGGCCGACTACGTCGCCGGAAACCTGATCGCGGAAGCGTGA
- a CDS encoding 3-oxoacyl-[acyl-carrier-protein] synthase III C-terminal domain-containing protein produces MTALMAVAGYLPADRVPIEEPAERLGLSAMQVKIFRRYHRLGEVARDPHGGLLDLLRGAVAGLDALRGREHRVRYVLHARTFPTVVPHPHSPVRELCEEIGLGHAAVFAVGHHACASGLLAVETAGRLLDADGDPGSLALVLAGEKVFTGEAQLVPGTSFFGEGASACLVAASGERDRLLSYATDLRGEFDTDAEDVALEFQRVYADALAEAIQAAVARAGLTTDAIGLILPHNVNRVAWHQVCRTLGYPRERVVLDNVTSAGHVFCADTFINYGTALRRGLLRPGEPYVMAAAGAGRGATFSAMVFEH; encoded by the coding sequence TTGACCGCGCTCATGGCGGTGGCCGGCTATCTGCCGGCGGACCGGGTGCCGATCGAGGAGCCGGCCGAGCGGCTCGGGCTGTCCGCGATGCAGGTCAAGATCTTCCGCCGCTACCACCGGCTCGGCGAGGTCGCCCGCGACCCGCACGGCGGTCTGCTCGACCTGCTGCGCGGCGCGGTCGCCGGTCTCGACGCGCTGCGCGGGCGGGAGCACCGGGTCCGCTACGTGCTGCACGCGCGGACCTTCCCGACGGTCGTGCCCCACCCGCACAGCCCGGTGCGCGAGCTGTGCGAGGAGATCGGGCTCGGCCACGCGGCGGTCTTCGCCGTCGGCCACCACGCCTGCGCGTCGGGGCTGCTGGCCGTCGAGACCGCGGGACGGCTGCTCGACGCAGACGGCGACCCCGGCAGCCTGGCGCTGGTGCTGGCCGGGGAGAAGGTCTTCACCGGCGAGGCCCAACTGGTCCCGGGCACCTCGTTCTTCGGCGAGGGCGCCTCGGCCTGCCTGGTCGCCGCCTCCGGGGAACGCGACCGGCTGCTCTCCTACGCCACCGATCTGCGCGGTGAGTTCGACACCGACGCGGAGGACGTCGCCCTGGAGTTCCAGCGGGTGTACGCCGACGCGCTGGCCGAGGCGATCCAGGCCGCCGTCGCGCGGGCCGGGCTGACGACGGACGCGATCGGCCTGATCCTTCCGCACAACGTCAACCGGGTGGCCTGGCACCAGGTCTGCCGCACGCTCGGCTACCCCCGCGAGCGGGTCGTCCTGGACAACGTGACGAGCGCCGGGCACGTCTTCTGCGCGGACACCTTCATCAACTACGGCACGGCGCTGCGGCGCGGGCTGCTGCGGCCGGGCGAGCCCTATGTGATGGCCGCCGCGGGCGCCGGGCGCGGCGCCACCTTCTCGGCCATGGTCTTCGAGCACTGA